Proteins co-encoded in one Roseofilum capinflatum BLCC-M114 genomic window:
- the hemF gene encoding oxygen-dependent coproporphyrinogen oxidase, with the protein MSHSEASNLPPTDSRERFKTWVMGLQEQICQGLEEIDGQAKFKQDQWERAEGGGGRSRVIRDGRVFEQGGVNFSEVWGEGLPPSILTQRPEAAGHPFFATGTSMVLHPRNPYIPTVHLNYRYFEAGPVWWFGGGVDLTPYYPFAEDAIHFHQTIKDACDKHDPEYYPTFKRWCDEYFYLKHRQETRGVGGIFFDYQDGRGQLYRGPNAEGGAAHYSQQVGETSHTWEEIFGFVQSCGNSFLSAYLPIIERRQDTEYGDRERDFQLYRRGRYVEFNLVYDRGTIFGLQTNGRTESILMSLPPLVRWEYCYSPEPGSREAELYETFLKPQDWVNWDKQATSSELVGAK; encoded by the coding sequence ATGAGTCATTCCGAAGCCTCCAACCTGCCTCCGACAGATTCTCGCGAACGGTTTAAAACCTGGGTTATGGGCTTACAAGAGCAAATCTGTCAAGGACTAGAAGAGATCGATGGTCAAGCTAAATTTAAACAAGACCAATGGGAAAGGGCCGAAGGAGGTGGGGGTCGTTCCAGAGTGATCCGAGACGGTCGAGTGTTTGAACAAGGTGGCGTGAACTTTTCTGAAGTTTGGGGAGAAGGACTTCCCCCTTCTATCCTCACCCAACGTCCCGAAGCAGCCGGTCATCCTTTCTTCGCTACGGGAACCTCGATGGTGCTGCATCCTCGTAACCCCTATATCCCCACAGTTCACCTCAATTATCGCTACTTTGAAGCTGGGCCGGTTTGGTGGTTTGGGGGTGGAGTAGATTTAACACCCTACTATCCGTTTGCTGAAGATGCGATTCACTTCCATCAAACGATTAAAGACGCTTGCGATAAGCACGATCCGGAATATTATCCCACGTTCAAGCGCTGGTGTGATGAATATTTCTATCTCAAACATCGCCAAGAAACGAGAGGAGTGGGCGGCATTTTCTTTGATTACCAAGATGGTCGGGGACAACTCTATCGAGGCCCCAATGCGGAAGGAGGAGCGGCACACTATAGTCAACAAGTGGGTGAAACCTCCCATACTTGGGAAGAGATCTTTGGCTTTGTGCAAAGTTGTGGTAATTCTTTCCTCTCTGCCTATCTTCCTATTATTGAACGCAGACAAGATACAGAATATGGCGATCGCGAGCGTGATTTCCAACTCTATCGTCGCGGACGCTACGTTGAATTTAACCTCGTCTACGACCGGGGAACCATCTTTGGCTTACAAACCAATGGTCGTACTGAGTCCATTTTAATGTCCTTACCGCCCCTGGTGCGTTGGGAATATTGCTATAGTCCAGAACCGGGTAGCCGAGAAGCAGAACTTTACGAGACGTTCCTAAAACCCCAAGATTGGGTTAACTGGGACAAGCAAGCTACTTCGAGCGAATTAGTCGGAGCCAAATAG
- a CDS encoding helix-turn-helix transcriptional regulator, translated as MPSSNVQFAEAAKEWDLETLYTDLASAKGKRLTPVEKLHLRGLLCGLSPAEVAQQLHKSVKGVESEVCRTLYVYVKSLVRKSNAQVENWRNITEWLEESGYQNKSDSSVSPDDLLPDKSFIDIRNITIENKQIVFQFNLTIPRVGEVEVTRENWNGYEG; from the coding sequence ATGCCATCAAGTAACGTGCAGTTTGCTGAAGCTGCCAAGGAATGGGACTTGGAGACGTTGTATACCGACTTGGCATCGGCTAAGGGAAAACGGTTGACTCCGGTGGAAAAGTTACATTTACGGGGTTTGCTGTGTGGCTTGTCCCCCGCAGAAGTGGCACAACAACTGCACAAAAGTGTTAAGGGTGTGGAAAGTGAGGTGTGTAGGACTCTGTATGTTTACGTGAAAAGTCTGGTGAGGAAAAGTAATGCTCAGGTGGAGAATTGGAGAAATATTACAGAATGGTTAGAAGAGTCTGGGTATCAAAACAAGTCAGATAGCTCTGTTTCACCAGATGATCTATTGCCAGATAAAAGTTTTATAGATATAAGAAATATTACTATTGAAAATAAGCAGATCGTTTTTCAGTTTAATTTAACCATTCCCAGAGTTGGGGAAGTAGAAGTGACAAGAGAAAACTGGAATGGGTATGAAGGGTAA
- the acsF gene encoding magnesium-protoporphyrin IX monomethyl ester (oxidative) cyclase — MVKTLSQPTIAELKPGVKAPVKETLLTPRFYTTDFEAIASMDISSQEAELRAMVAEMKADYNRHHFVRDESFNQSWEHLDEKTRATFVDFLERSCTSEFSGFLLFKELSRKLKETKPLLSEIFNLMARDEARHAGFLNKAMSDFKISLDLGYLTKNRTYTFFKPEWIIYAVYLSEKIGYWRYITVYRHLEKHPEYQFYPLFRFFESWCQDENRHGDIFTALLRSQRHMWDSWTGRLWARFFLLTVFVTHSLTVDERTDFYEMIGLDAREYDQTVVCNTNATAGRAFPVMLNVDHPEFFPRVYRCSERNIEMAAIDKSNSPKIVKFFRKLPLMAGIGWDMLRLYLIKPIDAEAIRETVR, encoded by the coding sequence ATGGTAAAAACGCTCTCACAACCCACGATCGCAGAACTCAAGCCGGGTGTAAAAGCTCCAGTCAAGGAAACCCTACTGACTCCTCGGTTTTATACCACGGATTTTGAGGCGATCGCCTCGATGGATATTTCTAGCCAAGAAGCAGAACTGCGGGCCATGGTCGCTGAAATGAAAGCGGACTACAACCGCCATCACTTTGTCCGGGATGAGAGCTTTAACCAGTCTTGGGAACATCTCGATGAGAAAACCCGCGCTACATTTGTAGACTTCCTAGAGCGCTCCTGTACATCTGAATTCTCCGGCTTTTTACTCTTTAAGGAACTCTCGCGCAAGCTCAAAGAAACGAAACCCCTATTATCAGAAATCTTTAACCTGATGGCACGGGATGAAGCTCGTCATGCTGGGTTCTTGAACAAAGCCATGAGTGATTTTAAGATCTCTCTGGATCTGGGGTATCTAACCAAAAACCGCACCTATACCTTCTTTAAGCCAGAGTGGATCATCTATGCGGTTTATCTGTCGGAAAAAATTGGCTATTGGCGCTACATCACCGTCTATCGTCATTTAGAAAAGCATCCCGAATATCAGTTTTATCCCCTATTCCGGTTTTTTGAAAGCTGGTGTCAGGATGAAAACCGTCATGGGGATATTTTTACAGCTTTGTTGCGATCGCAGCGCCATATGTGGGATAGCTGGACAGGACGACTCTGGGCCCGCTTTTTCCTCCTCACCGTCTTTGTCACCCATTCCCTCACCGTCGATGAGCGCACCGACTTTTATGAAATGATTGGTTTAGATGCCAGAGAGTATGACCAAACCGTGGTTTGCAACACTAACGCCACTGCCGGTCGCGCCTTCCCAGTCATGTTAAATGTCGATCACCCCGAATTTTTCCCACGGGTTTATCGCTGTTCAGAGCGCAATATCGAGATGGCAGCGATCGATAAGAGCAATTCGCCTAAAATCGTCAAATTCTTCCGCAAACTGCCCTTAATGGCTGGAATTGGCTGGGATATGCTACGTTTGTATCTGATTAAACCCATTGATGCAGAAGCTATCCGCGAGACCGTGCGTTAA
- a CDS encoding type II toxin-antitoxin system VapC family toxin, producing the protein MSETVYIETSILGYLTARPSRDLIVAANSEITREWWDTCRSYFQLYSSLAVVKEASKGDPKIASQRLEFMGDLTLLDLNQLVFDLAGQFLEHSNLPTKANIDAVHMAVATIHGMDYLLTWNCKHIANAQIQRKLAEISLDFGYKLPIFCTPYELLGY; encoded by the coding sequence ATGAGTGAAACTGTTTACATTGAAACAAGTATTTTGGGCTATCTGACGGCTCGACCGAGCAGAGACCTTATCGTTGCTGCTAATAGTGAGATAACTAGAGAATGGTGGGATACATGCCGCAGTTATTTCCAACTCTACTCCTCACTAGCAGTTGTCAAAGAAGCATCCAAAGGCGATCCTAAAATTGCATCTCAAAGACTGGAATTTATGGGCGACCTTACACTACTTGATTTAAACCAGTTAGTGTTTGATTTAGCCGGTCAATTCTTGGAACACAGCAACCTTCCGACAAAAGCTAATATTGATGCCGTTCATATGGCAGTTGCAACTATTCACGGTATGGATTATCTGCTCACATGGAATTGCAAGCATATTGCTAATGCTCAAATTCAAAGGAAATTGGCAGAAATTAGTCTAGATTTTGGATACAAGCTACCCATTTTTTGTACACCCTATGAATTACTTGGATATTAA
- a CDS encoding NACHT domain-containing protein codes for MSKRIVFKIGSGDFEQGFPVTLQLGEEGRTPQVELTRFLDAAPHLPHLYQEWVSAYHRLGGLDTRIRIPTLAVTHLATPEEQTQCREAAEKLRSHFNQWLRQPNVLDLREAILETLDRQTPVRIIIQTQDWVLQRLPWTVWDFWQRYPKAEIALSLLDYQGIKPELTLQGTVNILAVLGAESGLNLASDQQSLERLSNAQITYLERPSFAQLHDRLWSQPWDIFFFAGHSSSESGGRFQLNPQESLSLDQLKYALNRSIDRGLKLAIFNSCDGLGLAQQLAALNLPQMIVMREQVPDRIAHEFLQHFLYHFSQETQLYESVRVAREKLQGLEDRFPCATWLPVIFQNPAYLPLVWKKAEVQLTPQSSLSRSELRNRQILLNKVNLYWVKGVLEASLHGRVLLELGIEERHDAIAHPWGLVWQNTEQMQPVPVTHHSALEKFDALGMGRSLLILGEPGSGKTTTLLELARQFIHRANPDHHHSIPVVFNLSSWLGEKQSILDWLIRELYTKYQIPQEISQNWINNAELLLLLDGLDEVPPNKRPACVTALNQFMQNHGTLEIVICSRRKDYDQLSQKLQVLAAIYLQPLTPDRIEQYLQFCGSDLSGLRQAIQTDPVLQELSQSPLMLNIMALAYQGMSYDDFPRATKEQYHHHLFNTYIERMFSRKIGEQLYTKSQTKNGLIQLAQWMIKDSQTVFLIERIQPNYLTTKSEQLKYCGLIALIGGIFSALGIGCSVGHIAGSRIGLLSGSILGIAGGLAGGIILMWVLPRIEPVEKMKWSWRKMRMNLIPGLRVGLIAGGFYALSVALVFNVIYGLNMGVKELLIFWVSGLNLGVMFILLRGLSGGDIDTHTVPNQGIWLSARNASFFTTLGICTLIVLAKMVGHPTLVGAIAGLLIGLFSPGSIACLQHFTLRTVLYYSGKIPWNYARFLDYGTSLIFLQKVGGGYIFIHRLLLEHFAQLPLE; via the coding sequence GTGAGTAAACGCATCGTTTTCAAAATTGGCTCTGGAGATTTTGAGCAGGGGTTTCCCGTGACGCTGCAACTGGGGGAGGAAGGACGCACCCCACAGGTTGAGTTGACCCGGTTTTTAGATGCAGCTCCCCATTTACCCCACCTCTATCAGGAGTGGGTGTCAGCTTATCATCGCTTGGGGGGGTTGGATACTCGGATTCGGATTCCAACCCTAGCAGTAACCCATTTAGCGACTCCAGAAGAGCAAACCCAATGTCGAGAAGCGGCTGAAAAACTGCGATCGCACTTCAACCAATGGTTGCGTCAACCCAATGTCCTCGATTTACGCGAAGCCATCCTCGAAACCCTCGATCGCCAAACCCCAGTCCGCATTATTATCCAAACTCAAGATTGGGTTCTCCAGAGACTCCCTTGGACAGTTTGGGACTTTTGGCAGCGCTATCCCAAAGCCGAAATTGCCCTCAGTTTACTCGACTATCAAGGCATCAAACCCGAACTTACCCTACAGGGAACAGTGAATATTTTAGCCGTATTGGGCGCAGAGAGCGGCTTAAATTTAGCCTCCGATCAACAGAGTTTAGAACGCTTGTCTAATGCACAAATTACTTATCTAGAGCGTCCCAGTTTTGCCCAACTCCACGATCGCCTCTGGTCTCAACCCTGGGATATTTTCTTTTTTGCCGGCCATAGTTCCAGTGAATCTGGAGGTCGCTTTCAACTCAATCCCCAAGAGAGTTTAAGCTTAGACCAATTAAAATATGCCTTAAACCGCAGCATCGATCGCGGCTTAAAATTAGCCATTTTCAATTCCTGCGATGGTTTGGGACTCGCTCAACAGTTAGCCGCTCTCAATTTGCCGCAAATGATCGTCATGCGGGAGCAAGTCCCCGATCGCATCGCCCACGAGTTTTTGCAGCATTTTTTATATCACTTCTCCCAGGAAACCCAGTTATACGAGTCCGTCAGAGTAGCGCGGGAAAAACTACAAGGTTTAGAAGATCGGTTCCCTTGCGCCACCTGGTTACCCGTCATTTTCCAGAATCCCGCGTACTTACCTTTGGTATGGAAAAAGGCAGAAGTTCAATTAACGCCTCAATCCAGTTTAAGCCGCTCGGAGCTTCGCAATCGTCAAATTTTACTCAATAAAGTCAATCTATACTGGGTGAAAGGAGTTTTAGAAGCTTCGCTCCATGGACGAGTGTTACTCGAATTGGGAATCGAAGAACGTCATGACGCGATCGCCCATCCTTGGGGGTTAGTTTGGCAAAACACCGAGCAAATGCAACCGGTTCCCGTGACTCACCATTCAGCCCTGGAAAAATTCGACGCTTTAGGGATGGGGCGATCGCTCCTCATTTTAGGCGAACCTGGTTCCGGAAAAACCACCACCCTTTTAGAACTCGCCCGACAATTCATTCATCGAGCCAATCCAGATCATCATCATTCCATCCCAGTCGTCTTTAACTTATCCTCCTGGTTAGGCGAAAAACAATCAATTTTAGACTGGTTAATTCGGGAACTCTATACCAAATATCAGATCCCTCAAGAAATTAGCCAAAATTGGATCAATAACGCTGAACTTCTCCTCCTGCTCGATGGCTTAGATGAAGTTCCTCCTAACAAGCGTCCAGCTTGCGTCACTGCCTTAAATCAATTCATGCAAAACCATGGCACTCTAGAAATTGTCATTTGCAGTCGCCGCAAAGACTACGATCAACTCTCGCAAAAACTGCAAGTTTTAGCCGCCATTTATCTCCAACCCCTAACCCCCGATCGCATTGAACAATATTTACAATTTTGTGGCTCCGATTTATCCGGCTTACGGCAAGCCATTCAAACCGATCCCGTTTTACAAGAATTATCCCAATCTCCCTTAATGCTCAATATCATGGCATTAGCCTATCAAGGTATGAGCTATGACGATTTTCCTAGGGCAACCAAAGAACAGTATCACCATCATTTATTTAACACCTATATTGAGCGCATGTTTAGCCGAAAAATCGGCGAACAGTTATATACAAAATCTCAAACCAAAAACGGGTTAATTCAACTCGCCCAATGGATGATCAAAGACTCTCAAACCGTATTTTTAATTGAGCGAATACAACCGAATTATTTAACCACAAAATCGGAGCAATTGAAATATTGCGGTTTAATTGCCCTCATTGGTGGTATCTTCAGCGCTTTAGGCATTGGATGTAGTGTGGGCCATATTGCCGGGAGTCGGATCGGATTACTCTCTGGATCAATTTTGGGCATCGCTGGAGGACTCGCCGGAGGGATTATTTTAATGTGGGTTTTACCTCGAATTGAACCCGTAGAAAAAATGAAATGGTCTTGGCGCAAAATGAGGATGAATTTGATTCCCGGTCTGCGAGTCGGATTAATTGCCGGTGGATTTTATGCCTTAAGTGTCGCCTTAGTCTTTAATGTCATTTATGGCTTAAATATGGGAGTTAAGGAACTCTTGATTTTTTGGGTATCGGGCTTAAATTTAGGCGTAATGTTTATTTTACTCAGGGGCTTAAGCGGGGGCGATATCGATACCCATACCGTACCCAATCAAGGAATTTGGTTGAGCGCTCGCAATGCATCCTTTTTTACCACTCTAGGCATCTGTACCTTGATCGTATTAGCGAAAATGGTAGGACATCCCACTTTAGTTGGCGCGATCGCCGGTTTATTAATTGGTCTCTTTTCCCCTGGAAGCATCGCCTGCTTACAACACTTTACCCTGCGAACTGTTCTCTATTATTCCGGCAAAATCCCCTGGAATTATGCCCGCTTTCTCGATTACGGCACCAGCCTCATTTTCCTGCAAAAAGTAGGCGGTGGCTATATTTTTATCCACCGCCTATTGCTGGAACATTTTGCCCAACTTCCGCTAGAGTAA
- the uvrA gene encoding excinuclease ABC subunit UvrA: MTEDKTIRIRGARQHNLKNIDLELPRDRLIVFTGVSGSGKSSLAFDTIFAEGQRRYVESLSAYARQFLGQVDKPDVDSIEGLSPAISIDQKSTSHNPRSTVGTVTEIYDYLRLWFGRAGEPHCPICDRSIAPQTIDQMCDRILELPNRTRFQILAPVVRGKKGTHKKLLSSLASQGFVRVRINGEVQELSDPIELEKNRKHDIEIVIDRLIIKPGLEERLTDSLSTALHHGEGMAMIEIIADTDPETLLFSENFACPEHGAVMEELSPRLFSFNSPYGACPDCHGLGSHRQFSPALLIPDSDAPLLRAIAPWSEKENTYYLSLLESVGEAYNFELTTPWKKLTPEQQEIILHGTTEEIYLEPQSDYRQVSGYHAKFKGVIPILERIYHETGSDLQKQKLEPYLIDQPCNSCQGKRLKPEALSVRLGQYHIHDLTEISITDCLQKIKDINLSERQAKIGELALKEIQARLQFLIDVGLDYLTLDRPAMTLSGGEAQRIRLATQIGAGLTGVLYVLDEPSIGLHQRDNSRLLQTLTKLRDLGNTLIVVEHDEETIRNADHLVDIGPGAGVHGGEIVAQGTLEQLLDNELSVTGAYLSGKQVIETPKKRREGNGRSLQLKNAHKNNLKHINLEIPLGKLVSITGVSGSGKSTLINELLYPALQHHLNRNIAFPPELGKITGLDAIDKVIVIDQSPIGRTPRSNPATYTGVFDSIRAIFAETIEAKARGYKPGRFSFNVKGGRCEACGGQGVNVIEMNFLPDVYVQCEVCKGARYNRETLQVKYKGYSIADVLNMTVSEALEVFQNIPKAVNRLQTLVDVGLGYIHLGQPAPTLSGGEAQRVKLATELSRRATGKTLYLIDEPTTGLSFYDVHQLLNVLQRLVDKGNSMIVIEHNLDVIRCSDWIIDLGPEGGYNGGEVVVTGTPEEVAQTSQSYTGFYLQEALDCREDN, encoded by the coding sequence ATGACCGAAGACAAGACCATCCGCATCCGAGGAGCGAGACAGCATAATCTCAAGAATATCGATCTGGAACTGCCCCGCGATCGCCTGATTGTCTTCACTGGGGTGTCCGGATCGGGCAAATCCTCCCTTGCCTTTGATACCATCTTTGCTGAAGGGCAACGGCGCTATGTGGAGTCCCTCAGTGCCTATGCGCGGCAGTTTTTGGGTCAGGTGGATAAACCGGATGTGGATAGCATCGAGGGGTTGAGTCCAGCCATTTCTATCGACCAGAAATCAACCTCCCATAACCCCCGCTCGACGGTGGGAACAGTGACCGAAATTTATGACTATTTGCGCTTGTGGTTTGGTCGTGCGGGAGAACCCCATTGTCCGATTTGCGATCGCTCCATTGCTCCCCAAACCATCGATCAAATGTGCGATCGCATCCTGGAACTTCCCAACCGTACCCGCTTCCAAATTCTCGCTCCCGTAGTCCGAGGCAAAAAAGGAACCCATAAAAAGCTGCTCTCTAGTTTAGCTTCCCAAGGATTTGTCCGAGTGCGAATTAATGGTGAAGTTCAGGAACTTTCCGACCCTATCGAACTCGAAAAAAACCGCAAACATGACATCGAAATCGTCATCGATCGCCTGATCATCAAACCCGGATTAGAAGAGCGCTTAACCGACTCCTTAAGCACCGCGCTCCACCACGGGGAAGGGATGGCCATGATTGAAATAATTGCCGATACAGACCCCGAAACCCTCCTGTTTTCCGAAAACTTTGCCTGTCCCGAACATGGCGCAGTCATGGAAGAATTATCCCCCCGATTATTTTCCTTTAACTCTCCCTATGGCGCTTGTCCCGACTGTCACGGGTTAGGAAGTCATCGCCAATTTTCCCCAGCACTGCTCATTCCTGACTCAGACGCTCCCCTGTTGCGGGCGATCGCTCCCTGGTCAGAAAAAGAAAACACCTACTATTTATCCTTACTCGAAAGTGTGGGAGAAGCCTATAATTTTGAATTAACAACCCCCTGGAAAAAACTCACCCCCGAACAACAAGAAATCATCCTTCACGGCACAACCGAAGAAATCTATCTCGAACCCCAATCCGACTATCGCCAAGTCTCCGGTTATCATGCCAAATTTAAGGGAGTTATCCCCATTTTAGAGCGCATTTACCATGAAACCGGCTCCGACTTACAAAAACAGAAACTCGAACCCTATCTCATCGATCAACCCTGCAATTCTTGTCAAGGAAAACGACTCAAACCCGAAGCCCTATCCGTCCGTTTAGGGCAATATCACATTCACGATTTAACCGAAATTTCCATCACTGATTGTTTGCAGAAAATTAAGGACATCAACCTATCCGAGCGCCAAGCGAAAATCGGCGAACTTGCCCTGAAAGAAATTCAAGCTAGACTACAGTTTTTAATCGATGTAGGCTTAGACTATCTTACCCTCGATCGTCCGGCAATGACCTTATCTGGAGGAGAAGCGCAACGCATCCGGTTAGCCACACAAATTGGCGCAGGTTTAACGGGAGTTTTATATGTGTTAGATGAACCGAGTATTGGCTTACATCAACGGGATAATTCTCGCCTGCTGCAAACCTTAACTAAATTGCGCGATTTAGGCAATACTTTAATTGTGGTTGAACATGATGAAGAAACCATCCGCAATGCCGATCATCTGGTGGATATTGGCCCCGGTGCAGGGGTGCATGGTGGGGAAATTGTCGCCCAAGGAACTCTAGAGCAATTACTGGATAATGAGTTATCTGTTACCGGTGCTTATCTGTCAGGAAAGCAAGTCATTGAAACGCCAAAAAAACGCCGGGAAGGAAACGGGCGATCGCTCCAACTCAAAAATGCCCACAAAAACAATCTCAAGCATATCAATCTGGAAATTCCTTTAGGCAAACTCGTCAGTATTACCGGAGTTTCCGGTTCCGGAAAATCCACCCTCATTAATGAACTCCTTTATCCTGCGCTCCAACATCATTTAAACCGGAATATTGCCTTTCCCCCAGAATTAGGAAAAATCACCGGACTCGATGCCATTGATAAAGTGATTGTCATCGATCAATCTCCCATTGGCAGAACACCAAGATCCAATCCTGCCACCTATACCGGTGTTTTTGATTCCATTCGCGCCATTTTTGCTGAAACCATCGAAGCCAAAGCCAGAGGATATAAACCCGGTCGCTTTTCTTTTAATGTCAAAGGGGGACGCTGTGAAGCTTGCGGAGGACAAGGGGTAAATGTGATTGAAATGAATTTTTTACCCGATGTTTATGTGCAATGCGAAGTCTGTAAAGGCGCTAGATATAACCGGGAAACCCTGCAAGTGAAATATAAAGGATATTCGATTGCCGATGTTTTGAACATGACAGTTTCTGAAGCTTTAGAAGTGTTTCAAAATATCCCCAAAGCGGTTAACCGTTTGCAAACTTTGGTCGATGTTGGCTTAGGATACATTCATCTCGGACAACCTGCCCCAACCCTCTCTGGAGGAGAAGCGCAACGGGTGAAGTTAGCGACAGAATTATCCCGGAGAGCAACTGGAAAAACCCTTTATTTAATCGATGAACCGACTACCGGACTCTCGTTTTATGATGTCCATCAACTGCTGAATGTTCTACAGCGTTTAGTGGATAAGGGCAATTCTATGATTGTGATTGAACATAATTTAGATGTAATTCGCTGCTCCGATTGGATTATTGACTTAGGCCCAGAAGGAGGCTATAACGGAGGTGAGGTTGTAGTTACTGGAACCCCAGAGGAAGTTGCCCAAACTTCTCAGTCTTATACTGGGTTTTATTTGCAAGAAGCTTTAGATTGTAGGGAAGATAATTAA
- a CDS encoding COP23 domain-containing protein, with amino-acid sequence MSVAWTLLGQFFLNSSLYFLSIIAIISVGGCSLKQDVARFGANGTQDVPGYTTAEREAKFSTMESPFGEIQPLFVIYTSNTGKSYVWFMLRPLGIYSSEERSTIIVNNLETYRQEKMTEIAWGTLNGENIMCAYTEKTPQECQLILTLSPDVDADQVLYLLRCKLETPDAPACAEAIRS; translated from the coding sequence ATGAGTGTTGCGTGGACTTTATTAGGTCAATTTTTTCTAAATAGCTCCCTGTATTTTCTCTCCATCATAGCTATCATTTCTGTTGGTGGGTGTAGCTTAAAGCAGGATGTAGCAAGATTTGGCGCGAATGGAACACAGGATGTCCCTGGATACACAACTGCTGAGAGAGAGGCAAAATTCTCAACGATGGAAAGCCCCTTTGGAGAAATTCAACCCTTATTTGTAATCTATACTTCAAATACAGGAAAATCTTATGTTTGGTTCATGCTTAGACCACTGGGAATATATTCCAGTGAGGAGAGATCTACAATCATAGTTAATAATCTTGAAACTTACAGACAAGAGAAAATGACTGAGATTGCTTGGGGTACTCTAAATGGTGAAAATATTATGTGCGCCTACACAGAGAAAACACCCCAAGAGTGTCAGCTTATATTGACTCTTTCACCTGATGTTGACGCTGATCAGGTTCTGTATCTCTTACGTTGTAAATTAGAGACACCAGATGCTCCTGCATGTGCTGAAGCAATAAGAAGCTGA
- a CDS encoding type II toxin-antitoxin system VapC family toxin, translating to MNSSTIIDTDIIIDAARSIPEAVNCLQQLQSSSRLALSIVTKMELIVGCANKLELQALEKFLQRFDAIPINQAISDQAVQLLRLYRLSHGLLIADSLIAATAIIWDYPLISKNQRDYRFIQNLNLLPYP from the coding sequence ATGAATAGTTCAACGATAATCGATACTGATATCATCATTGACGCTGCTCGCAGTATTCCGGAAGCTGTCAATTGTCTCCAACAGCTACAATCTAGTTCTAGGTTGGCTCTTAGCATCGTTACGAAAATGGAGTTAATCGTTGGCTGTGCGAACAAATTAGAATTGCAGGCTTTAGAAAAATTTCTTCAGCGTTTTGATGCGATCCCGATCAACCAAGCCATTTCAGATCAAGCTGTTCAATTATTACGCTTGTATCGGCTCAGTCACGGTCTATTAATTGCTGATAGTTTGATTGCAGCTACAGCAATAATATGGGATTATCCTTTGATCAGTAAAAACCAGCGCGATTACCGATTCATTCAAAATCTAAATCTATTACCTTACCCATAG
- a CDS encoding Uma2 family endonuclease: MILQYNPTDHLPSAKDLPDSDETPVDNQLQHLIAGLLEAILALIWPERMDWFFGVDMGIYYHPKKPAIVPDGFLSMGVPRIIDTNLRPSYVLWEEEKVPTFVLEVVSQTGRKEYSKKKADYAELGVLYYAIYNPLRKRLPKLEVYQLQGEEYQRLSGEEPFWLPGINLGLGRGEGTYQGITREWLYWYNEQGERYLTPEEQLLSARQQIAQLTEKLRELGIDPSSL, from the coding sequence ATGATACTCCAGTATAATCCTACAGATCACCTACCTTCGGCTAAAGACCTCCCCGACTCTGACGAGACTCCTGTGGATAACCAACTACAACACCTGATTGCTGGACTTCTCGAAGCCATTCTCGCGCTGATCTGGCCAGAACGGATGGATTGGTTTTTTGGAGTCGATATGGGAATTTATTACCATCCGAAGAAACCCGCTATTGTCCCCGATGGCTTTCTGAGTATGGGAGTGCCTCGAATTATTGACACCAATTTACGTCCCTCCTATGTCCTCTGGGAAGAAGAAAAAGTGCCCACTTTCGTGTTAGAAGTGGTGTCTCAAACAGGACGCAAAGAATATAGCAAAAAGAAAGCCGACTATGCCGAACTGGGAGTCTTATATTATGCCATTTATAACCCTTTACGAAAAAGGCTGCCTAAGCTAGAAGTTTATCAATTGCAAGGAGAAGAATATCAACGTCTCTCAGGAGAAGAACCGTTCTGGTTACCGGGAATTAATTTAGGACTCGGTAGAGGGGAAGGAACCTATCAAGGAATCACTAGAGAATGGTTGTATTGGTACAATGAGCAAGGAGAACGCTATTTAACTCCAGAGGAGCAATTGTTATCTGCAAGGCAACAGATAGCACAATTAACCGAAAAACTGAGGGAATTGGGAATCGATCCCAGTAGCTTGTAA